From Rana temporaria chromosome 7, aRanTem1.1, whole genome shotgun sequence, the proteins below share one genomic window:
- the MAFF gene encoding transcription factor MafF: protein MSSDGLSSKALKVKRETGENTPVLSDDELMSMSVRELNHHLRGLSKEEVVRLKQRRRTLKNRGYAASCRVKRVSQKEELEKQKNDLQHEVDKLAQENSTIKLELDALRAKYEALQNFAHSVSLGPITPAKVAATSVITIVKSSGNSYS, encoded by the coding sequence GTGAAAAGAGAGACCGGGGAGAACACTCCAGTCCTCTCAGATGATGAATTAATGTCAATGTCTGTGCGGGAGCTTAACCACCACTTGCGTGGTTTGTCAAAGGAAGAAGTGGTGCGGCTCAAACAAAGGAGAAGGACCCTAAAGAACAGGGGCTATGCAGCCAGCTGCCGTGTAAAGCGTGTTTCCCAAAAGGAAGAACTAGAGAAACAGAAGAATGACCTCCAGCACGAAGTGGATAAGCTAGCACAGGAGAATTCTACCATAAAACTGGAGCTGGATGCCCTGAGGGCAAAGTATGAGGCTCTGCAGAACTTTGCGCACTCAGTGTCCTTAGGGCCCATCACTCCAGCAAAAGTTGCTGCCACCAGTGTGATCACCATTGTGAAATCCTCTGGGAACTCTTACTCTTAA